A portion of the Rubritalea squalenifaciens DSM 18772 genome contains these proteins:
- a CDS encoding substrate-binding domain-containing protein, with translation MPVEPALYSPHSRLLMRPIKKDSLAKRLADQLEQDILQGIWKDQLPGRSVMAQHYEVSVKTYLAALAILQAAGHISATTRGRPFQILTKADSQARSQQQHNLIIIHTSRAPLTAEHASLLHEIQTYWESHAGTATKVALDYKNLGNADKRIAEIIHRHSADAAVLLNAPLAISGECYQRIPTFQIGGLKPDTPKLSTVGCGFAEEIERFARLLIQWGHRRILIPVYDETSHPICLSGLQAAYDDSPPPEDIELLLPVFFSSHPDAWKKFWKDTLSSLEPTAVIVMDDVRLLSLYSFCQQAGIRIPRDLSVILFSYNPKLEWISPRPTMGVIPTQKMLAQFKHWFETHYKPLGSKTFPLDHLWGESISKI, from the coding sequence TTGCCCGTAGAGCCTGCTCTATACTCACCCCACTCACGACTCCTCATGCGCCCCATCAAGAAAGACTCACTCGCCAAACGCCTGGCAGACCAGCTGGAGCAGGACATCCTGCAGGGTATCTGGAAAGACCAGCTGCCCGGCCGCAGTGTCATGGCCCAGCACTACGAGGTCAGTGTCAAAACCTACCTCGCCGCCCTCGCCATCCTGCAGGCCGCCGGCCATATCTCCGCCACCACCCGTGGCCGGCCCTTCCAGATCCTCACCAAAGCCGACAGCCAGGCCCGCAGCCAGCAGCAGCACAATCTCATCATCATCCACACCTCGCGGGCGCCTCTCACCGCAGAGCACGCCAGCCTGCTGCACGAGATCCAGACCTACTGGGAGTCCCACGCCGGCACCGCCACCAAAGTGGCGCTCGACTACAAGAACCTGGGCAATGCGGACAAGCGCATCGCGGAGATTATCCACCGCCATTCCGCCGACGCCGCCGTGCTGCTGAATGCCCCGCTGGCCATCTCCGGGGAATGCTACCAGCGCATCCCCACCTTCCAGATCGGCGGACTCAAGCCAGACACCCCGAAACTCAGCACTGTAGGCTGCGGATTTGCCGAGGAGATCGAGCGCTTCGCCCGCCTGCTCATCCAGTGGGGCCACCGCAGGATCCTCATCCCCGTCTACGATGAGACCTCCCATCCCATCTGCCTGAGCGGGCTGCAGGCCGCCTATGATGACAGCCCGCCGCCGGAGGACATCGAGCTGCTGCTGCCCGTCTTCTTCAGCTCCCACCCGGACGCCTGGAAGAAATTCTGGAAAGACACACTCTCCAGCCTGGAGCCCACCGCCGTCATCGTCATGGATGACGTGCGCCTGCTCTCCCTCTACAGCTTCTGCCAGCAGGCAGGCATCCGGATACCGCGGGACCTCTCCGTCATCCTCTTCAGCTACAATCCGAAGCTTGAATGGATCTCCCCCCGCCCCACCATGGGAGTCATCCCCACCCAGAAAATGCTCGCCCAGTTCAAGCACTGGTTCGAGACCCACTACAAACCCCTCGGCTCCAAAACCTTCCCCCTCGACCACCTCTGGG
- a CDS encoding PEP-CTERM sorting domain-containing protein, producing the protein MKLHTLHTPKILLAGMLAPLLPLTSSAATIWSENFDGLTTGSLVNDGDGTLDNFDTFFRIGGPTSISVNETSPGSYTDANHLYLGFRYQTGNANIVLSSNWDSGNDYSLSFDLDSGATQNSGTLPSVSLGFGDGTSTTATGILASTTYTITDDIVTLNVSGADIANAGANGQKIYLRLEKPGAVGNVSAQYYYDDFVLDATAAVPEPASTSLIGLAGLALLARRRR; encoded by the coding sequence ATGAAACTCCATACACTCCACACACCCAAGATATTGCTGGCAGGCATGCTGGCTCCGCTACTTCCGCTCACGAGCTCCGCGGCTACCATCTGGTCAGAGAACTTTGATGGCCTGACCACCGGAAGCCTGGTCAATGACGGTGATGGCACGCTGGATAACTTCGATACCTTCTTCCGTATCGGCGGCCCGACCAGTATCTCAGTGAATGAGACCAGCCCCGGCTCCTACACGGATGCGAACCACCTCTACCTGGGCTTCCGCTACCAGACAGGTAATGCGAACATCGTGCTCTCCTCGAACTGGGACTCCGGCAACGACTACTCGCTGAGCTTTGACCTGGACAGCGGCGCTACCCAGAACAGCGGCACCCTGCCGAGCGTCTCCCTGGGATTCGGTGACGGTACCTCCACCACCGCCACAGGCATCCTGGCCTCCACCACCTACACAATCACCGATGACATTGTCACTTTGAATGTGAGTGGTGCGGACATCGCCAATGCCGGGGCCAACGGCCAGAAGATCTATCTCAGGCTGGAGAAGCCGGGCGCCGTGGGCAATGTCTCCGCGCAGTACTACTACGATGACTTCGTGCTGGATGCCACCGCCGCTGTCCCTGAGCCGGCATCCACCTCACTGATCGGTCTCGCCGGTCTGGCGCTGCTAGCCAGACGCCGCCGCTAA